A genomic window from Algoriphagus sp. Y33 includes:
- the ubiE gene encoding bifunctional demethylmenaquinone methyltransferase/2-methoxy-6-polyprenyl-1,4-benzoquinol methylase UbiE: MAVVPYKDKQDSKKDQVAEMFNNISGKYDLLNHVLSMGIDITWRRKAIKYLKDDQPKLILDIATGTGDFAIEALSLNPDKIIGVDISEGMLEEGRKKLRKKGLEDKIELQLGDSEGLLFEDNKFDAVIVSFGVRNFENLEKGLADMYRVLKPGGKAVILEFSKPRKAPMKQAYAFYSKAILPQIGKIVSKDNSAYTYLPESVQAFPDGMDFLRIMNKVGFTSNLCKPLTFGISSIYVGTK; encoded by the coding sequence ATGGCGGTAGTTCCTTACAAAGACAAGCAAGATTCCAAAAAAGATCAAGTTGCTGAAATGTTCAATAACATCTCCGGCAAATATGATTTGCTCAATCACGTGCTCAGCATGGGAATTGATATCACTTGGAGAAGAAAAGCAATTAAATATCTGAAAGATGATCAGCCTAAACTGATCTTGGATATTGCCACGGGAACGGGAGACTTCGCAATTGAAGCGCTTTCGTTGAATCCTGATAAGATCATCGGAGTGGATATTTCTGAGGGAATGCTGGAGGAAGGCCGTAAGAAATTGAGGAAAAAAGGGCTTGAGGATAAAATTGAGCTTCAGCTTGGGGATTCGGAAGGGCTGCTTTTTGAGGATAATAAGTTTGATGCGGTTATCGTTTCATTTGGAGTTAGAAACTTTGAAAATCTGGAGAAAGGGTTGGCGGATATGTATCGTGTACTGAAGCCGGGAGGCAAGGCGGTGATCCTAGAATTCAGCAAGCCAAGAAAAGCTCCGATGAAGCAGGCGTATGCTTTCTATTCCAAGGCGATTCTTCCGCAGATTGGCAAGATTGTTTCCAAAGACAATTCTGCTTACACTTATCTACCTGAGTCAGTACAGGCTTTTCCGGATGGAATGGATTTTCTGAGAATTATGAATAAAGTCGGATTCACAAGCAACCTATGCAAACCACTTACATTTGGAATAAGCTCAATCTACGTAGGGACAAAGTAG
- a CDS encoding DMT family transporter gives MPTTTTDNNLKNWGLLILLSLIWGSSFILIKRGLEVFSAGEVGAYRIVAAATFLLPLSIPRIRKLDKNQIKNLIIVGLVGSFIPAFLFAKAQTQLSSSLTGVLNALTPLSVVVIGALFFHSKITLRNAIGLAIAFIGVFVLVTVKEGSGFGAFTDINSHAFYVILACICYGFNLNIIKYRFQKLKPIEITAISLIMVLPAALIYLMAGTQFSYKVVNVTGALPALGYLTILGVMGTAIALIIFNVMVKTATPVFAASVTYIIPIVAIFWGVLDGEVLLLGHYIGIVAVIVGVWVGNRKK, from the coding sequence ATGCCCACTACCACTACCGACAACAATCTCAAGAACTGGGGTTTACTTATCCTTTTGTCTCTCATTTGGGGCAGCTCATTTATCCTTATCAAAAGAGGTCTGGAAGTATTTTCAGCAGGAGAAGTCGGAGCCTATAGAATAGTAGCTGCGGCTACATTTCTGCTCCCCTTGTCTATTCCAAGGATCAGGAAACTTGATAAAAACCAGATCAAAAATCTAATCATCGTGGGATTGGTTGGAAGTTTTATTCCTGCTTTTCTTTTCGCAAAAGCCCAAACCCAACTTAGCAGCTCACTTACAGGCGTACTGAATGCGCTGACTCCCCTATCCGTAGTGGTCATAGGCGCATTGTTTTTCCACTCCAAAATCACACTAAGAAATGCTATAGGTTTAGCGATTGCATTTATCGGAGTTTTCGTGCTAGTCACTGTCAAAGAGGGATCAGGATTCGGGGCTTTTACGGACATCAACTCGCATGCATTCTATGTGATCTTAGCCTGTATCTGCTATGGATTCAATCTGAATATTATCAAATACCGCTTTCAAAAACTCAAACCCATAGAGATCACTGCTATCTCCCTGATCATGGTTTTACCGGCGGCACTGATCTATTTGATGGCCGGCACACAATTTTCTTACAAAGTGGTGAATGTAACAGGGGCACTCCCTGCTTTGGGGTACCTTACTATACTGGGCGTGATGGGCACAGCTATCGCATTAATTATTTTCAATGTGATGGTAAAGACGGCTACTCCGGTCTTTGCCGCCTCGGTGACCTATATTATACCTATTGTGGCCATCTTTTGGGGAGTGCTTGACGGGGAAGTTCTATTGCTGGGCCATTACATCGGTATAGTGGCTGTCATTGTAGGTGTATGGGTGGGAAATCGAAAGAAGTAA
- a CDS encoding ATP-binding protein, with protein MILKEEIASAVAGQKKVVLKNNSVTKREAAKNLKPSSTHIAVITGIRRCGKSTLMRQIISETPTDFSYFNFEDPRIFGFEIGDFPKLDEVFGAENSTYFFDEIQNVPGWEVYVRQLHDRGEKVYVTGSNASLLSRELGTRLTGRYLAHEIFPFSYREFLEYNARPDEQASFEEYLNSGGFPEYLRDKNPEVLQNLLKDIVFRDIAIRYSIKNTKTLMDITLFLISNVGKEMSFNSLKKTFEVGSATTVSDYLSWLEDAYLLFFLPRFSWSAKSISKNPKKVYCIDTGFAKANSLSFSKDQGRLLENLVYILLRKTRLKTYYFRENKECDFVVFEDDSCKWLIQVTERIHLDNQKREVDGLTEAMEFFGKTEGFILTLDQRDTLSSKGRTFRILPVKEFLAEYLNKP; from the coding sequence ATGATACTTAAAGAAGAAATAGCATCGGCAGTTGCAGGGCAAAAAAAGGTGGTGCTCAAGAACAACTCAGTAACCAAGAGAGAAGCTGCCAAGAATTTAAAGCCTTCCAGCACACATATAGCCGTAATCACGGGAATACGCCGTTGTGGAAAAAGCACGCTAATGCGGCAAATCATCTCAGAAACCCCGACAGATTTTTCCTACTTCAACTTTGAGGATCCACGGATATTTGGTTTTGAAATAGGGGACTTCCCAAAACTAGATGAGGTATTTGGAGCGGAAAACTCCACCTATTTCTTTGATGAAATACAAAACGTACCGGGCTGGGAGGTCTATGTCCGTCAGCTACATGATCGAGGAGAAAAAGTCTATGTCACCGGCTCGAATGCATCATTGCTCAGTCGAGAACTTGGGACAAGACTTACGGGCCGTTACTTAGCCCATGAGATATTTCCCTTTTCTTACCGGGAATTTTTGGAATACAATGCAAGACCGGATGAACAGGCAAGTTTTGAAGAGTATTTGAACTCCGGCGGATTTCCGGAATATCTGCGTGACAAAAACCCTGAGGTATTACAAAACTTACTCAAGGACATCGTCTTCAGAGACATCGCCATACGATATAGCATAAAAAACACCAAAACGCTGATGGACATCACGCTTTTCCTGATATCCAATGTAGGAAAAGAGATGAGCTTCAATAGTCTTAAAAAAACTTTTGAGGTAGGCTCAGCTACTACTGTCTCCGACTATTTGTCTTGGCTAGAAGATGCCTATTTACTGTTTTTTCTGCCAAGATTCAGTTGGTCTGCTAAAAGCATCTCCAAGAATCCAAAGAAAGTTTACTGTATAGACACCGGATTTGCCAAGGCAAATTCCTTGAGCTTTAGCAAAGATCAAGGCAGGTTATTAGAAAATCTCGTGTATATCTTGCTCAGAAAAACAAGGTTGAAAACCTACTATTTCAGGGAGAACAAGGAGTGCGATTTTGTGGTTTTTGAAGATGATTCTTGCAAATGGCTTATACAAGTCACAGAAAGAATCCATCTCGACAATCAAAAGCGCGAAGTGGATGGACTTACAGAAGCTATGGAGTTTTTTGGAAAAACCGAAGGCTTTATCCTCACGCTTGATCAAAGGGATACACTTTCTTCA
- the yihA gene encoding ribosome biogenesis GTP-binding protein YihA/YsxC: MIKTATFVVSNADPSNCPRPDRAEIAFIGRSNVGKSSLINMLVNQKSLAKTSQKPGKTQLINHFMINDKWYMVDLPGYGFAKVNLKIKQGWENMISTYLTKRENLCGVFVLIDSRLEPQQIDLEFLLWCVSQEVPTALVFTKADKQSRAKTDQNIQKFLKKTREIFEEEPDYFITSAETNSGKVELTKFIEELVTEYKAG; encoded by the coding sequence ATGATCAAAACAGCCACCTTCGTAGTCAGCAACGCAGATCCCAGCAATTGTCCCAGACCAGACCGTGCTGAGATTGCTTTTATCGGCAGATCAAATGTGGGCAAAAGCTCACTGATCAATATGCTGGTCAACCAAAAGAGTTTGGCAAAGACCTCCCAAAAACCCGGTAAAACCCAATTGATCAACCACTTCATGATCAATGACAAGTGGTACATGGTCGATCTTCCCGGATATGGCTTCGCCAAAGTAAACCTGAAGATAAAACAAGGCTGGGAGAACATGATTTCAACCTATCTGACAAAACGAGAAAACCTCTGCGGCGTATTTGTTCTGATAGACAGCCGATTAGAACCTCAACAGATTGATTTGGAATTTTTGCTTTGGTGTGTAAGCCAAGAAGTTCCTACGGCGTTGGTGTTCACTAAGGCGGATAAGCAGTCCAGGGCAAAAACTGATCAGAATATTCAGAAATTTCTGAAGAAGACCAGAGAAATCTTTGAAGAAGAGCCCGATTACTTTATCACCAGTGCAGAAACAAACAGTGGCAAAGTAGAACTGACGAAGTTTATCGAAGAACTGGTAACAGAATATAAAGCTGGGTAA
- a CDS encoding NifU family protein, producing MLQAQARPVHLYMEANPNPNSLKFVANFMLVDEGVSFDFPDAEGAKISPLAQELFNFAAVERVFIASNFVTVTKSESVEWAEIQGIVRDHIKQYLEAGKAPVPVAFEKDPLFDENDSEVVKKIKGILDEYIRPAVEQDGGAIVFHSFHDGVVKVQLQGSCSGCPSSTVTLKAGIQNLLTRMLPDEVKEVVAEGV from the coding sequence ATGCTACAAGCACAAGCAAGACCTGTTCACCTCTACATGGAGGCTAATCCGAATCCCAATTCTTTGAAATTTGTAGCCAACTTTATGTTGGTGGATGAGGGGGTAAGTTTTGATTTTCCGGATGCTGAAGGTGCCAAAATAAGCCCATTGGCTCAGGAATTGTTCAATTTTGCCGCAGTGGAACGTGTATTTATCGCCTCAAATTTTGTGACGGTCACCAAATCGGAGAGTGTAGAGTGGGCCGAGATTCAGGGTATAGTTCGAGATCACATCAAGCAATACCTAGAGGCAGGCAAGGCTCCCGTTCCCGTAGCTTTTGAGAAAGATCCGCTTTTTGATGAGAATGATTCTGAGGTGGTAAAGAAGATCAAGGGAATTTTGGATGAGTATATTCGCCCGGCTGTAGAGCAAGATGGAGGAGCTATCGTTTTTCATTCTTTCCATGATGGTGTGGTCAAAGTTCAGTTGCAAGGCTCATGCTCGGGCTGTCCTTCCAGTACTGTCACTTTGAAAGCGGGTATTCAGAATCTTCTTACCAGAATGCTTCCTGATGAAGTGAAGGAAGTGGTGGCTGAGGGAGTATAA
- a CDS encoding sugar phosphate isomerase/epimerase, with translation MANPIWIMTSAFDQLTLDQTVEKAIEIGVQGLDLCVFRKDGTRDDFVATHLDYENFGSEQAKKLIEKFNGAKLRLSIGAFDNLIGGDPAERVKNQTHLLRLIRMAYLLGGDENDVKVGTFVGYNHELGNQEGGFEKNLLEYRKVFGPIIRYANSLGVTVLYENCPMEGWRSSGHFGTFNNLPGVLAARKIMYEFIPESNHGEIYDPSHDIWQHTDPVEVIKNTDMKRLKRIHVKSTRNNPDPFWGNMYPMQEIKAEWAEKAGITSSTNPWDRHHYEATLPGFGLGDSMDWRAFVNMLKEKNFTGPFEIENEAALSKQTGKMGAIVQGCKAAVQNLAPLLYELSDEGWTYPEAEYKPLLEVNPADVPLMTMEKL, from the coding sequence ATGGCAAACCCTATCTGGATTATGACTTCTGCTTTTGACCAACTCACCTTGGATCAAACAGTAGAGAAAGCAATAGAAATCGGCGTGCAAGGACTTGACCTTTGCGTTTTCAGAAAAGATGGCACACGCGATGATTTTGTGGCCACACATCTGGACTATGAAAATTTCGGATCCGAGCAAGCCAAAAAACTCATTGAAAAATTCAACGGTGCCAAACTTCGCCTTTCTATAGGAGCTTTTGACAACCTCATCGGTGGAGATCCTGCTGAGCGGGTCAAAAATCAAACCCATCTCCTGCGATTGATAAGAATGGCTTATTTACTTGGCGGAGATGAAAACGATGTGAAAGTCGGGACATTCGTAGGCTATAATCACGAACTTGGAAACCAGGAAGGCGGTTTTGAAAAAAATCTCCTGGAATACCGAAAGGTATTTGGCCCCATCATCCGCTATGCAAACAGCCTTGGAGTGACTGTATTGTATGAAAACTGTCCTATGGAAGGCTGGAGAAGCTCGGGCCACTTTGGCACGTTTAATAACCTTCCGGGGGTTTTGGCAGCACGGAAAATCATGTATGAATTCATTCCGGAGTCCAATCACGGAGAAATCTACGATCCTTCGCATGACATATGGCAGCACACTGATCCCGTGGAAGTGATCAAAAACACCGACATGAAACGGCTGAAACGAATCCACGTCAAATCTACACGAAACAATCCCGATCCCTTCTGGGGCAATATGTATCCCATGCAGGAAATCAAAGCTGAATGGGCTGAAAAAGCAGGAATCACTTCCAGTACCAATCCTTGGGACAGGCACCACTACGAGGCTACTTTGCCCGGATTTGGTCTAGGCGACTCGATGGATTGGCGGGCATTTGTGAATATGCTAAAGGAGAAAAATTTCACGGGTCCCTTTGAAATCGAAAACGAAGCAGCACTTTCCAAACAAACCGGTAAAATGGGAGCCATAGTCCAAGGCTGCAAAGCTGCAGTTCAGAATCTCGCTCCCTTGCTCTATGAATTAAGTGATGAAGGATGGACATATCCTGAAGCAGAATACAAACCTCTTTTGGAAGTCAATCCTGCCGATGTACCGCTGATGACAATGGAGAAATTATGA
- a CDS encoding DUF3810 domain-containing protein — MGKRDWSWAILGVIALGIRYLAAQNPDATDEIYSRIFFPGIRNVIDMTLGRLPFPSVYLFIVSVMLVLLIYFLRLRKRKGWRNRVFYSFRALANGLGALVFFFLFLWGFNYQRTPIVQQLGLKPQAMNLEELKSELLITQRLAQQYRNFLTGDTLAIEEIMPYPELEKLVRANIAANLDMLGLNFTGRPRTKLFPPPGFMRKMGILGIYFPFTGESYIDPTLHALEQPFTVAHEMAHSYGVTDEGEANFIAWVICTNSDDPLLRYSGQLRLLTYQIRDYYRMAPEEYKVWVKTLDRGLRNDLISLQKASEAIKAYSIELSRKTNDVFLKTQGVKAGINSYQQLPKLAFAWRKRMKWE; from the coding sequence ATGGGGAAAAGAGATTGGTCCTGGGCGATTCTTGGAGTTATTGCTTTGGGAATACGTTATTTGGCGGCTCAAAACCCAGATGCTACGGACGAAATTTATTCAAGAATTTTCTTTCCGGGAATTCGGAATGTAATAGATATGACGCTGGGAAGATTGCCTTTCCCCAGCGTTTATTTGTTTATAGTATCGGTGATGCTCGTTCTGCTCATATATTTTTTGAGGTTACGCAAAAGAAAAGGCTGGAGAAATAGGGTGTTCTACTCATTCCGGGCTCTAGCCAATGGACTTGGTGCCCTTGTCTTCTTTTTCCTTTTTCTTTGGGGGTTTAACTATCAGCGGACCCCTATAGTGCAACAATTGGGACTCAAGCCACAAGCCATGAATTTGGAGGAGTTGAAAAGCGAGTTGCTGATCACGCAACGTCTTGCGCAGCAGTACCGGAATTTTCTTACTGGGGACACACTGGCTATCGAAGAGATCATGCCTTATCCCGAGCTGGAGAAGCTCGTCCGGGCCAACATCGCAGCGAATCTTGATATGTTGGGGTTGAATTTTACAGGAAGGCCTAGAACCAAGCTTTTCCCACCCCCGGGATTTATGAGAAAAATGGGTATCCTAGGTATTTATTTTCCTTTTACCGGAGAAAGTTACATCGATCCTACCTTGCATGCGTTGGAGCAACCATTCACTGTGGCTCATGAGATGGCTCACAGTTATGGAGTGACAGATGAGGGGGAGGCTAATTTTATCGCTTGGGTGATCTGCACAAATTCGGATGACCCCTTATTACGTTATTCAGGGCAATTGAGATTGCTTACTTATCAGATTAGAGATTATTATAGAATGGCTCCTGAAGAGTACAAAGTATGGGTAAAAACGCTGGATCGTGGGCTGCGGAATGATCTCATTTCCTTACAGAAAGCAAGTGAGGCAATCAAAGCTTATTCGATTGAATTGAGTAGAAAGACCAATGATGTCTTCTTAAAGACTCAAGGAGTAAAAGCTGGGATTAATAGCTATCAACAGTTGCCCAAGCTGGCATTTGCGTGGCGAAAACGGATGAAGTGGGAATAG
- a CDS encoding lipocalin family protein codes for MKTFSKLPYLVMLASLITLGSCSEDDDKDPPKSATELIGSGEAWKFSSASAGGIPITSAIPACFLDNQITFDYNESGNTGVVDAGANKCSESEPQTADFEWSYSESTSILTVDTELLDIPGATGDIKVVSVTADTLVLTQSVAITGLGPQEVTLTLVH; via the coding sequence ATGAAAACATTTTCCAAACTCCCTTATCTAGTTATGCTGGCCAGCCTCATTACTTTAGGGTCATGTAGCGAAGATGATGACAAAGATCCTCCGAAGTCAGCTACTGAACTGATCGGGTCAGGTGAAGCTTGGAAATTCAGCAGCGCATCAGCTGGCGGTATTCCTATCACCTCCGCAATTCCCGCATGTTTCTTGGACAATCAGATTACTTTTGATTACAATGAAAGTGGAAATACAGGCGTTGTAGATGCCGGTGCCAATAAATGCAGTGAATCCGAGCCACAGACAGCCGATTTCGAGTGGTCATACAGTGAATCAACTTCCATATTAACAGTGGATACCGAGTTACTTGACATTCCCGGGGCTACCGGAGATATTAAAGTTGTCAGCGTGACTGCCGATACATTGGTACTTACTCAAAGTGTAGCTATTACAGGTCTGGGGCCACAAGAAGTGACACTTACCTTAGTGCATTGA
- a CDS encoding SDR family NAD(P)-dependent oxidoreductase: protein MKNKIALVTGATSGIGKAAAITLAKIGYNIIATGRRGNRLEELKSELPQDIDFLPLVFDVRDREKVKEILDNLPEKWKAIDVLINNAGNAHGMDPVHSANLDDWDAMLDINVKGLLYVSRAVIPGMTERKSGMIINIGSIAGKEVYPNGSVYCGSKHAVDAITKGMRMDLNPFGIRVVAIHPGLVETEFSLVRFKGDDSRAETVYQGLEPLVAQDIADIVEFAVTRPAHVTIADVVVLPTAQASATIVKRDS from the coding sequence ATGAAAAACAAAATTGCCTTAGTCACAGGAGCGACGTCTGGAATCGGAAAAGCTGCGGCGATCACCCTCGCCAAAATCGGGTATAACATCATCGCCACGGGAAGGCGTGGAAACCGACTTGAGGAATTGAAGTCTGAATTGCCTCAGGATATTGATTTTTTGCCTTTGGTATTTGACGTCCGGGATCGGGAAAAAGTAAAGGAGATCCTCGATAATCTTCCCGAGAAATGGAAAGCTATAGACGTGCTGATCAATAATGCAGGAAATGCCCACGGTATGGATCCTGTTCATTCTGCCAATTTGGATGATTGGGATGCAATGTTGGATATCAATGTGAAGGGACTTTTGTATGTGTCCAGAGCAGTTATCCCCGGAATGACAGAAAGAAAATCAGGAATGATTATCAATATAGGTTCCATCGCAGGCAAGGAAGTCTATCCCAATGGAAGTGTGTATTGCGGTTCCAAGCATGCTGTAGATGCCATCACAAAGGGAATGAGAATGGACTTGAATCCTTTTGGTATCCGTGTGGTGGCGATTCATCCGGGCTTGGTAGAAACTGAATTTTCCCTAGTCCGTTTCAAAGGAGATGATAGCCGTGCAGAGACTGTTTATCAAGGATTGGAACCATTGGTAGCTCAGGATATTGCAGATATCGTAGAATTTGCGGTAACTAGGCCTGCGCATGTGACGATTGCCGATGTGGTGGTTTTACCGACAGCACAGGCTTCGGCTACTATCGTAAAAAGAGATTCTTGA
- a CDS encoding M15 family metallopeptidase yields the protein MKKYYFPLFLVLAACGTAQKSDQEIFSEQQRKVLDPVKEVELEVKKPQLEEKLISQGLVDVEEVIPGIKVELKYSTTDNFFGKDVYGDLTKAYLQPEVADRLKNAQEMLRGQFPDYILLVYDGVRPLSVQQILWDNLDKPDSIKPLYVADPKKGSLHNFGVAVDLTIFDTKSDSTLDMGTGYDYFGYPAYPDREKQMLSEGKLTADQIANRDILRKVMKANGFSGIGSEWWHFNAFSRKEAGEKFAIVK from the coding sequence GTGAAGAAATATTATTTTCCCTTATTCTTGGTTTTAGCTGCCTGTGGTACAGCACAAAAAAGCGATCAGGAAATTTTCTCTGAGCAGCAGCGAAAAGTGTTGGATCCTGTCAAAGAAGTAGAGTTGGAAGTAAAAAAGCCACAGTTGGAAGAAAAGCTGATTTCCCAGGGATTGGTGGATGTGGAAGAGGTAATTCCCGGTATAAAAGTCGAACTGAAATATTCCACCACGGATAATTTCTTTGGGAAGGACGTGTATGGTGATCTGACCAAGGCTTATCTCCAGCCTGAAGTAGCAGACCGGTTGAAAAATGCCCAAGAAATGCTCCGGGGTCAGTTTCCTGATTACATCTTGCTAGTCTATGATGGAGTACGCCCCTTGAGCGTGCAGCAGATTCTTTGGGACAATCTGGACAAACCGGATAGCATAAAGCCGCTTTATGTCGCAGACCCTAAAAAAGGCAGCTTGCACAATTTCGGAGTCGCTGTGGATTTGACAATATTTGACACAAAATCTGACTCCACGCTGGATATGGGTACTGGGTACGATTACTTTGGCTATCCTGCATATCCTGACCGTGAAAAGCAAATGCTGTCGGAAGGAAAGCTCACAGCAGATCAGATAGCTAACAGGGATATTCTGCGAAAAGTAATGAAGGCAAATGGCTTCTCGGGAATAGGTTCGGAATGGTGGCACTTCAATGCTTTTTCCCGAAAAGAAGCAGGAGAAAAGTTTGCTATTGTCAAGTAG
- a CDS encoding outer membrane beta-barrel protein has translation MQTTYIWNKLNLRRDKVVLFAVASFLAAMPTFGQGMFGLSSASSSDNKTFSYGFFLAAHNSTYQMKYSDLYFDDNASSDVRSIQPKYTPGFSLGFLGMLQFHDQLILLFTPKVGFYEYKTEVTYFNEDVDPSLIITDGSNELSQGGVQVYSSEATMVELPLLLKYRSVRFNNTRMYWLGGASYQFRTKSQDEANVDDIVMTGRDVSLEAGMGFEIYFKYFKFAPEIRFSHGLMNVYQVENTRTDLQAAIESIRRKSITVYLNFQ, from the coding sequence ATGCAAACCACTTACATTTGGAATAAGCTCAATCTACGTAGGGACAAAGTAGTCCTATTCGCTGTAGCCTCTTTCTTGGCAGCGATGCCGACATTTGGGCAGGGGATGTTTGGCTTGTCATCGGCGTCTAGCTCAGATAATAAGACGTTTTCCTATGGGTTTTTCCTTGCTGCTCATAACAGTACGTATCAGATGAAGTATTCTGATCTTTATTTTGATGACAATGCTTCCTCCGATGTACGGAGTATACAGCCTAAATATACACCGGGTTTTTCGCTGGGATTTTTGGGAATGCTACAATTCCATGACCAGCTAATTTTGCTTTTCACTCCTAAGGTGGGGTTTTATGAATATAAGACCGAAGTGACCTATTTTAACGAAGATGTGGATCCCAGTTTAATTATTACTGATGGGAGTAATGAATTATCTCAGGGAGGAGTTCAGGTTTATAGTTCTGAAGCCACGATGGTAGAGTTGCCTTTGCTTTTGAAATATCGTTCCGTGAGGTTCAACAATACCCGGATGTATTGGCTGGGAGGGGCAAGCTATCAGTTTCGGACCAAAAGTCAGGATGAAGCTAATGTAGATGATATCGTCATGACAGGACGGGATGTCTCTCTTGAAGCTGGAATGGGGTTTGAAATTTATTTCAAATACTTCAAGTTTGCCCCGGAAATCCGTTTTTCCCACGGCTTGATGAATGTCTATCAGGTAGAAAATACCCGTACTGATCTTCAAGCGGCCATTGAGTCGATTAGAAGAAAATCAATTACTGTTTATCTGAATTTTCAGTAG
- a CDS encoding ThuA domain-containing protein, translated as MTLKRTALVLGLIFSAILAAPAQQFKALVFSKTAGFRHQSIPEAVAALKKMGKTQVFSVYTTEDAGEFTDEKLEKYDVVILTSTTGTIFNDEQKAAFQRYVQSGKGVVGIHSATDTEYEWPWYNKMIGAYFLSHPAQQTLRLDVVDQTHPSTWHLPKNWLWTDELYEFKEINPDIKVLIKADESTYKVAKGNGDNHPMAWYHEFDGGRVFYTALGHVESAWEDPDFLKHLYGGIWYAATGEPYKQ; from the coding sequence ATGACCTTAAAACGAACAGCCCTGGTCCTTGGGCTTATTTTCAGCGCAATATTGGCGGCTCCGGCGCAGCAATTCAAAGCATTGGTTTTCAGTAAAACTGCCGGCTTCCGCCACCAGTCCATTCCTGAGGCAGTAGCCGCGTTGAAAAAAATGGGAAAAACCCAGGTTTTCAGTGTGTACACTACTGAAGATGCCGGTGAATTTACCGACGAAAAATTGGAAAAATATGATGTGGTGATTTTGACTTCTACCACGGGCACGATCTTTAATGATGAGCAAAAGGCTGCTTTTCAGCGATACGTTCAAAGTGGCAAAGGTGTAGTGGGGATCCACTCTGCTACTGATACTGAATACGAGTGGCCTTGGTACAATAAGATGATAGGAGCCTATTTTCTTTCCCATCCTGCACAGCAGACGCTAAGACTTGACGTAGTGGATCAGACACATCCATCTACATGGCATCTGCCGAAAAACTGGCTGTGGACAGATGAATTGTATGAGTTCAAAGAAATTAATCCTGACATCAAGGTTCTGATCAAAGCGGATGAAAGTACGTATAAAGTAGCCAAGGGAAATGGTGACAACCATCCTATGGCTTGGTATCATGAATTTGATGGCGGAAGAGTGTTCTATACTGCGCTAGGCCATGTGGAGTCTGCCTGGGAAGATCCTGATTTCTTAAAGCACCTTTATGGAGGTATCTGGTACGCTGCTACGGGCGAGCCTTATAAGCAGTAA
- a CDS encoding DUF5606 domain-containing protein, giving the protein MNFKDLATVAGKPGLFKVLKPSRTGVILESMDAKKTKLVAGMSQRVSILSDISIYTLTEEGAEPLESVMKKIEAEFKGDLGLDANPDDSELRAFMKHVLPEVDEARVYTSDIKKLINWYNLLKVQAPEVLQKTEEEKPVETKSEEKSDN; this is encoded by the coding sequence ATGAATTTTAAAGATCTTGCCACCGTAGCCGGTAAACCCGGTTTGTTCAAAGTTTTGAAGCCTTCACGCACAGGGGTAATCCTGGAGAGCATGGACGCAAAAAAAACCAAACTCGTTGCAGGCATGTCCCAGCGTGTATCTATTCTTAGTGATATTTCAATCTATACATTGACTGAAGAGGGTGCTGAGCCGCTGGAATCCGTGATGAAAAAGATTGAAGCTGAATTCAAAGGGGATTTGGGTCTGGATGCCAATCCTGATGATTCTGAGCTTAGAGCTTTCATGAAGCACGTTCTTCCTGAAGTAGACGAAGCGAGAGTTTACACCTCAGATATCAAGAAACTGATCAATTGGTACAACTTACTTAAAGTACAGGCTCCCGAAGTATTACAGAAAACTGAGGAGGAAAAACCTGTAGAGACTAAGTCAGAAGAAAAATCAGACAACTAA